A window of the Phycicoccus sp. M110.8 genome harbors these coding sequences:
- a CDS encoding NAD(P)/FAD-dependent oxidoreductase, with translation MYDAVVVGGGPAGLSAAQQLARACATTLVLDAGVPRNARAQHVNGYAGLDRVPLPVFRERLRDDLTRYPEVELAEAWVDRVNRQDEGGFTVWAGDRSWQARRVLLATGVVDVLPDLPDVDAYWGTSVVQCPFCHGWEARTRPAAVVIGDDVLLAEMLRFHGRWATSLVALAAPGWEPTSTAREVLGAAGVSLHEAPVVALHGHDGVLQELEFADGSTADVGTVYVHNEQRPTDLVRVLGLDLTFGAYVAVRKDYAVPDPTLPLFVTSVPGIYAAGDATSTAQAAQLAAFEGALAARRMVLDHAFTDPGR, from the coding sequence ATGTACGACGCGGTGGTGGTCGGTGGGGGACCGGCGGGCCTGAGCGCGGCCCAGCAGCTCGCGCGGGCGTGCGCCACGACGCTCGTCCTCGACGCGGGGGTGCCGCGCAATGCCCGGGCGCAGCACGTCAACGGGTATGCCGGCCTGGACCGTGTGCCCCTGCCGGTGTTCCGCGAGCGGCTACGTGACGACCTGACCCGCTACCCCGAGGTCGAGCTCGCCGAGGCCTGGGTCGACCGCGTCAACCGGCAGGACGAGGGCGGGTTCACGGTGTGGGCGGGGGACCGCAGCTGGCAGGCCAGGCGCGTCCTGCTGGCCACCGGCGTGGTGGACGTGCTGCCGGACCTCCCGGACGTGGACGCCTACTGGGGGACCTCCGTCGTGCAGTGCCCGTTCTGCCACGGCTGGGAGGCGCGGACCCGCCCGGCAGCAGTGGTCATCGGCGACGACGTGCTGCTCGCCGAGATGCTGCGCTTCCACGGGCGGTGGGCCACATCCCTCGTGGCCCTCGCGGCGCCCGGATGGGAGCCGACGTCGACGGCGCGAGAGGTCCTCGGCGCGGCCGGTGTGTCGTTGCACGAGGCCCCGGTGGTGGCGCTGCACGGGCACGACGGGGTGCTGCAGGAGCTGGAGTTCGCCGACGGCTCGACCGCGGACGTCGGCACGGTCTACGTCCACAACGAACAACGACCCACCGACCTCGTCCGCGTCCTCGGGCTCGACCTCACCTTCGGCGCCTACGTGGCCGTGCGCAAGGACTACGCCGTCCCCGACCCCACGCTGCCGCTGTTCGTCACGTCGGTGCCGGGCATCTACGCCGCCGGCGACGCCACCTCGACGGCGCAGGCCGCCCAGCTCGCCGCGTTCGAGGGTGCGCTCGCGGCACGGCGGATGGTGCTCGACCACGCCTTCACGGACCCGGGGCGCTGA
- the argB gene encoding acetylglutamate kinase has product MTPNQPPAPPRTANTVRGHIGAAALRVAQAKAQTLVEALPWLERFRGALVVVKYGGNAMTDDTLKAAFAQDVAFLRYAGLRPVVVHGGGPQIASMLDRLGLESEFRGGLRVTTPEVMDVVRMVLTGQVGRELVGLLNQHGPVAVGLSGEDAGLFGARRRGTTVDGEDVDLGLVGDVVEVDPGAVQDILDAGRIPVVSTVAPDLDVDGQVLNINADTAAAALAVALRARKLVVLTDVEGVYAAWPDRDSLLSSLSVSGAKELLTRVDAGMIPKLEACVRAVEQGVPQAHVVDGRQPHSLLLEVFTSEGIGTMIVPDEERS; this is encoded by the coding sequence ATGACCCCGAACCAGCCCCCCGCACCCCCGCGGACGGCCAACACCGTCCGCGGCCACATCGGCGCCGCCGCCCTGCGCGTCGCCCAGGCCAAGGCCCAGACCCTGGTCGAGGCGCTGCCGTGGCTCGAGCGCTTCCGCGGTGCCCTCGTCGTGGTCAAGTACGGCGGCAACGCCATGACCGACGACACCCTCAAGGCCGCCTTCGCCCAGGACGTGGCGTTCCTGCGGTATGCCGGGCTGCGGCCAGTGGTCGTGCACGGCGGTGGCCCGCAGATCGCCTCGATGCTGGACCGCCTCGGTCTGGAGAGCGAGTTCCGCGGCGGCCTGCGCGTGACGACGCCCGAGGTCATGGACGTGGTGCGCATGGTCCTGACCGGGCAGGTCGGGCGAGAGCTGGTCGGCCTGCTCAACCAGCACGGCCCGGTCGCCGTCGGCCTCTCCGGTGAGGACGCCGGGCTCTTCGGCGCCCGCCGTCGGGGGACCACGGTCGACGGTGAGGACGTCGACCTCGGCCTCGTCGGCGACGTCGTCGAGGTGGACCCCGGCGCGGTGCAGGACATCCTCGACGCCGGGCGCATCCCAGTCGTCTCGACCGTGGCGCCCGACCTCGACGTCGACGGCCAGGTCCTCAACATCAACGCCGACACCGCCGCCGCGGCGCTCGCCGTCGCCCTGCGGGCGCGCAAGCTCGTCGTCCTCACCGACGTCGAGGGCGTGTACGCCGCGTGGCCGGACCGCGACTCGCTGCTGTCCTCGCTGTCGGTCAGCGGGGCCAAGGAGCTGCTGACCCGGGTCGACGCCGGGATGATCCCCAAGCTCGAGGCCTGCGTGCGTGCGGTCGAGCAGGGCGTCCCGCAGGCGCACGTCGTCGACGGCCGCCAGCCGCACTCGCTGCTGCTCGAGGTGTTCACCTCCGAGGGCATCGGCACGATGATCGTCCCCGACGAGGAGAGGTCCTGA
- the argJ gene encoding bifunctional glutamate N-acetyltransferase/amino-acid acetyltransferase ArgJ: MSVTAPRGFRAAGVTAGLKASGAPDLALVVNDGPTHHAAAVFTSNRVEAAPVTWSRQVVSDGRADAVVLNSGGANACTGPQGFADTHATAEHVAGALGISAGDVVVCSTGLIGELLPMAKVLAGVDAAAAALAADGGDDAAVAIKTTDTVHKQATAAGDGWSVGGMAKGAGMLAPALATMLVVVTTDAVVEPGELDGVLRAATAVSFDRVDSDGCQSTNDTVLLMASGASGVRPSTEELADAVTEVCASLARQLIGDAEGAHHDIAVEVVGAASVDDALEVGRSIARNNLFKCAVFGNDPNWGRVLAAVGTTRAAFEPNQLDVAINGVQVCRSGGVGEDRSLVDLTGREVHVLVDLHAGAQAATIWTNDLTHDYVHENSAYST; the protein is encoded by the coding sequence GTGAGCGTCACGGCTCCTCGGGGCTTCCGCGCGGCCGGTGTCACCGCAGGGCTCAAGGCGTCGGGCGCCCCCGACCTCGCGCTCGTGGTCAACGACGGGCCCACCCACCACGCCGCCGCGGTCTTCACGAGCAACCGGGTCGAGGCGGCACCCGTGACGTGGTCCCGGCAGGTCGTCAGCGACGGTCGGGCGGACGCGGTGGTCCTCAACTCCGGCGGCGCGAACGCGTGCACCGGGCCCCAGGGCTTCGCCGACACGCACGCCACGGCCGAGCACGTCGCCGGGGCGCTGGGCATCTCCGCCGGCGACGTCGTCGTCTGCTCGACCGGCCTCATCGGCGAGCTGCTGCCGATGGCCAAGGTGCTGGCCGGCGTCGACGCCGCAGCTGCTGCCCTCGCCGCCGACGGCGGGGACGACGCTGCGGTCGCCATCAAGACGACGGACACGGTGCACAAGCAGGCCACCGCTGCAGGCGACGGCTGGTCCGTCGGGGGCATGGCCAAGGGGGCGGGGATGCTCGCCCCCGCCCTGGCGACGATGCTGGTCGTGGTGACGACCGACGCGGTGGTCGAGCCGGGCGAGCTCGACGGCGTGCTCCGTGCCGCCACGGCCGTCAGCTTCGACCGGGTCGACTCCGACGGGTGCCAGTCGACCAACGACACCGTGCTGCTCATGGCGTCCGGGGCCTCCGGGGTGCGGCCCTCGACCGAGGAGCTCGCCGACGCCGTCACCGAGGTGTGCGCCTCGCTGGCGCGGCAGCTCATCGGCGACGCCGAGGGCGCCCACCACGACATCGCAGTGGAGGTGGTCGGCGCCGCCTCGGTCGACGACGCCCTCGAGGTCGGGCGCTCCATCGCCCGCAACAACCTGTTCAAGTGCGCGGTCTTCGGCAACGACCCCAACTGGGGACGCGTGCTCGCCGCGGTCGGCACCACGCGCGCGGCGTTCGAGCCGAATCAGCTCGACGTCGCCATCAACGGTGTGCAGGTGTGCCGGTCCGGTGGCGTCGGTGAGGACCGGTCCCTCGTGGACCTCACCGGCCGGGAGGTGCACGTGCTCGTCGACCTGCACGCGGGCGCGCAGGCCGCGACGATCTGGACCAACGACCTCACCCACGACTACGTCCACGAGAACTCGGCCTACTCGACATGA
- a CDS encoding ATP-binding protein, whose protein sequence is MEFTPGMLMDNESAGIAAELIPDGLVAADGDARILFLNSRAGRILGRPREEVVGADIREAVDLQDSDGSSWWETTNPWGGLRIRTGHREKMLMLRHNGREVLVTAKYLRPGRNQPVNRVNILMRDALYRRRQEAENAAVISTVAHELRSPLTSVKGFSSTLLRRWDRFTDEQKRLMLETIEADADRVTRLITELLDVSRIDSGRLQIRPLPLDVSSVFHRHVERAVASGLERDRFAIEVAEDLPEVWADPDRLDQILSNLLENAVRHGEGVVTLAAVPAGPEARAAMVAKGRGDEGVEIVVSDEGQGIPEDHRALVFSRFWHGSGRGSTGLGLYVVRGLVEAHGGRVVVGSAPSGGAQFRLSLPSTAPEYLT, encoded by the coding sequence ATGGAGTTCACGCCCGGGATGCTCATGGACAACGAGTCCGCCGGCATCGCAGCCGAGCTGATCCCCGACGGGCTGGTCGCCGCCGACGGCGACGCCCGGATCCTGTTCCTCAACAGCCGCGCCGGCCGCATCCTGGGCCGTCCGCGCGAGGAGGTCGTGGGCGCGGACATCCGCGAGGCCGTCGACCTGCAGGACAGCGACGGCAGCTCGTGGTGGGAGACCACGAACCCGTGGGGCGGCCTGCGGATCCGCACCGGCCACCGCGAGAAGATGCTGATGCTGCGGCACAACGGCCGCGAGGTCCTCGTGACCGCGAAGTACCTCCGCCCTGGCCGGAACCAGCCCGTGAACCGGGTCAACATCCTCATGCGCGACGCGCTCTACCGCCGCCGCCAGGAGGCCGAGAACGCCGCCGTCATCTCCACCGTCGCCCACGAGCTGCGCTCCCCGCTGACCAGCGTCAAGGGCTTCTCCTCGACCCTGCTGCGGCGCTGGGACCGGTTCACCGACGAGCAGAAGCGCCTCATGCTCGAGACGATCGAGGCCGACGCCGACCGCGTCACCCGGCTCATCACCGAGCTCCTGGACGTGTCCCGGATCGACTCCGGGCGGCTGCAGATCCGGCCGCTGCCGCTCGACGTCTCCTCGGTGTTCCACCGGCACGTGGAGCGGGCGGTGGCCAGCGGGCTCGAGCGCGACCGGTTCGCGATTGAGGTCGCCGAGGACCTGCCCGAGGTCTGGGCCGATCCCGACCGGCTCGACCAGATCCTGTCCAACCTGCTCGAGAACGCCGTGCGCCACGGCGAGGGCGTCGTCACCCTGGCCGCGGTGCCTGCCGGTCCCGAGGCGCGGGCCGCCATGGTGGCCAAGGGGCGCGGCGACGAGGGCGTCGAGATCGTCGTGAGCGACGAGGGCCAGGGCATCCCCGAGGACCACCGCGCCCTGGTGTTCAGCCGGTTCTGGCACGGCTCGGGGCGGGGGAGCACCGGACTCGGGCTGTACGTCGTACGTGGCCTCGTCGAGGCCCACGGTGGGCGCGTGGTCGTCGGCTCCGCGCCCTCGGGTGGGGCGCAGTTCCGCCTCAGCCTGCCCTCGACGGCGCCCGAGTACCTCACCTGA
- the pheS gene encoding phenylalanine--tRNA ligase subunit alpha — MSGPNKQYDPVEVAALDPAAIEQAVDDAVASIAAAGTLEELKAARLAHQGEKSPLALANREIGALPPSAKAEAGKRVGQARGRVGQALARRQAELEAERDARILVEEAVDVTVRVPRRPIGARHPISLVSERVEDIFVAMGWEIAEGPEVEAEWLNFDALNIGADHPARQEQDTFFVEPAGSGLVLRTHTSPVQVRTMLTHEPPVYVLCPGKVFRTDDLDATHTPVFHQFEGLVVDEGITMAHLKGTLDAFVQRLFGDGIETRLRPNYFPFTEPSAEIDCRCWVCGGSGTLDGASCRTCGGTGWIELGGSGMVNQRVLRAAGVDTDRYTGFAFGLGVERSLMLRHNVADMHDIVEGDVRFSQQFGMEI; from the coding sequence ATGTCCGGACCCAACAAGCAGTACGACCCCGTCGAGGTGGCCGCGCTGGACCCGGCGGCCATCGAGCAGGCCGTGGACGACGCCGTCGCCTCCATCGCCGCCGCCGGCACCCTGGAGGAGCTCAAGGCAGCGCGCCTGGCCCACCAGGGGGAGAAGAGCCCGCTGGCCCTGGCGAACCGCGAGATCGGCGCGCTGCCGCCGAGCGCGAAGGCCGAGGCCGGCAAGCGGGTCGGCCAGGCCCGGGGCCGCGTCGGGCAGGCGCTGGCCCGCCGCCAGGCCGAGCTCGAGGCCGAGCGCGACGCCCGCATCCTCGTCGAGGAGGCCGTCGACGTCACGGTCCGCGTGCCCCGGCGCCCGATCGGCGCCCGCCACCCCATCAGCCTGGTGTCCGAGCGGGTCGAGGACATCTTCGTCGCGATGGGCTGGGAGATCGCCGAGGGCCCCGAGGTCGAGGCCGAGTGGCTCAACTTCGACGCGCTCAACATCGGCGCCGACCACCCGGCCCGCCAGGAGCAGGACACCTTCTTCGTCGAGCCCGCCGGCTCCGGGCTGGTCCTGCGCACCCACACCTCGCCGGTGCAGGTCCGCACGATGCTGACGCACGAGCCGCCGGTCTACGTCCTGTGCCCCGGCAAGGTCTTCCGCACCGACGACCTCGACGCCACCCACACCCCGGTCTTCCACCAGTTCGAGGGGCTCGTGGTCGACGAGGGCATCACGATGGCCCACCTCAAGGGCACGCTCGACGCGTTCGTGCAGCGGCTGTTCGGCGACGGCATCGAGACCCGGCTGCGCCCCAACTACTTCCCGTTCACCGAGCCGAGCGCCGAGATCGACTGCCGCTGCTGGGTGTGCGGTGGCTCGGGCACGCTCGACGGCGCCTCCTGCCGCACGTGCGGTGGCACCGGGTGGATCGAGCTCGGTGGTTCCGGGATGGTCAACCAGCGGGTCCTGCGCGCGGCCGGCGTCGACACCGACCGCTACACCGGGTTCGCGTTCGGGCTCGGCGTCGAGCGCTCGCTGATGCTGCGCCACAACGTCGCCGACATGCACGACATCGTCGAGGGAGACGTGCGGTTCTCCCAGCAGTTCGGAATGGAGATCTGA
- a CDS encoding SDR family oxidoreductase: protein MTARVAVVTGASRGIGRHVADALEAAGWVVERGSTAVAPVTDRAAVERWVADVVARHGRLDLLVNNAGVIDEEVPLADSDPDEWWHTVEVNVRGPYLMTRTALPHLAATGGRIVNINSGAAYRNYDIATAYNVSKGALARLTAATGIGGEHGVRAFDLAPGVVQTDMTLAMKAHEDRTEWTSPEEVTALLLAMADGQLDAWTGRMVRAGVDTVESLQERAEQGIGEGDRTLGLLRWGEDDPLS, encoded by the coding sequence GTGACCGCCCGCGTCGCGGTCGTCACGGGTGCCTCCCGCGGCATCGGCCGCCACGTCGCGGACGCCCTGGAGGCCGCCGGGTGGGTCGTCGAGCGCGGCTCCACGGCCGTCGCCCCGGTGACGGACCGGGCCGCCGTCGAGCGGTGGGTGGCGGACGTGGTGGCGCGCCACGGTCGCCTCGACCTGCTGGTCAACAACGCCGGGGTCATCGACGAGGAGGTACCGCTGGCCGACAGCGACCCGGACGAGTGGTGGCACACGGTCGAGGTCAACGTGCGCGGTCCGTACCTCATGACCCGCACCGCCCTGCCGCACCTCGCGGCGACGGGTGGGCGGATCGTCAACATCAACTCGGGCGCCGCGTACCGGAACTACGACATCGCCACGGCCTACAACGTCAGCAAGGGCGCCCTGGCCCGCCTGACCGCGGCCACGGGGATCGGCGGCGAGCACGGCGTCAGGGCCTTCGACCTGGCCCCCGGCGTCGTGCAGACCGACATGACGCTCGCCATGAAGGCGCACGAGGACCGCACCGAGTGGACCTCGCCCGAGGAGGTCACCGCGCTGCTCCTCGCGATGGCCGACGGGCAGCTCGACGCGTGGACGGGCCGTATGGTCCGTGCCGGGGTCGACACGGTGGAGTCCCTGCAGGAGCGGGCCGAGCAGGGCATCGGCGAGGGTGACCGCACCCTGGGCCTGCTGCGCTGGGGCGAGGACGACCCGCTGAGCTAG
- the argC gene encoding N-acetyl-gamma-glutamyl-phosphate reductase, whose amino-acid sequence MRRVAVAGASGYAGGEVLRLLLGHPELEVGAVTAASSAGQPLVVVHPHLTPLADRVVEDTTAETLAGHDVVVLALPHGHSARIAAELPDDVVVVDCGADFRLRDAEAWTTFYDTPWAGSWAYGMPELCVPGGKQRAALAGTPRVAVPGCYPTAVSLALAPGYAAGVLAPHDVVVVAASGTSGAGKSAKAHLLGSEVMGAMSPYGVGGVHRHTPEIEQNLRGVAGDDVTVSFTPTLAPMPRGILATCTAPVAGGASAQTVRAAWVEAYADEPFVHVLPEGQWPSTASVLGSNCVHVQVVLDERVGRVVAVAAVDNLTKGTAGAAVQCTNLALDLPETTGLPIAGVAP is encoded by the coding sequence ATGCGGAGAGTGGCAGTTGCCGGTGCGAGCGGGTATGCCGGAGGCGAGGTCCTGCGGCTGCTGCTCGGCCACCCCGAGCTCGAGGTGGGTGCGGTCACGGCCGCGTCGAGTGCTGGACAACCGCTGGTTGTGGTCCACCCGCACCTGACACCGCTGGCCGACCGGGTCGTCGAGGACACGACGGCCGAGACGCTCGCGGGCCACGACGTCGTCGTGCTGGCCCTGCCGCACGGCCACTCCGCTCGGATCGCCGCCGAGCTGCCGGACGACGTGGTCGTCGTCGACTGCGGCGCCGACTTCCGCCTCCGGGACGCGGAAGCCTGGACGACCTTCTACGACACGCCCTGGGCGGGCTCGTGGGCCTACGGCATGCCGGAGCTCTGCGTCCCGGGAGGCAAGCAGCGCGCGGCCCTGGCAGGCACGCCCCGTGTCGCCGTGCCCGGGTGCTACCCGACCGCGGTGAGCCTCGCGCTCGCGCCCGGCTACGCCGCCGGGGTGCTGGCCCCCCACGACGTGGTCGTCGTCGCGGCCTCGGGCACCTCGGGCGCCGGCAAGTCCGCGAAGGCGCACCTGCTGGGCAGTGAGGTGATGGGGGCGATGTCGCCGTACGGCGTCGGCGGCGTGCACCGCCACACGCCGGAGATCGAGCAGAACCTGCGCGGTGTGGCCGGCGACGACGTGACGGTCTCGTTCACGCCGACGCTCGCGCCGATGCCGCGCGGCATCCTGGCGACGTGCACCGCCCCGGTGGCAGGAGGCGCGTCCGCGCAGACCGTGCGCGCGGCCTGGGTGGAGGCGTATGCCGACGAGCCGTTCGTCCACGTCCTGCCCGAGGGGCAGTGGCCGTCGACGGCGAGCGTCCTCGGCAGCAACTGCGTCCACGTCCAGGTGGTGCTCGACGAGCGGGTCGGCCGGGTCGTGGCCGTTGCCGCGGTCGACAACCTGACCAAGGGCACGGCCGGGGCAGCCGTGCAGTGCACCAACCTCGCCCTCGACCTGCCCGAGACCACCGGGCTTCCCATCGCTGGAGTCGCACCATGA
- the pheT gene encoding phenylalanine--tRNA ligase subunit beta, whose translation MYAPVSWLRELTDVPADATGADVAASLVRVGLEEEGLHGGDISGPLVVGRVLTVEPEPQKNGKTINWCTVDVGENGQRLTEGKAQEIVCGAHNFGPGDLVVVVLPGGVLPGGFEISARKTYGHVSNGMICSAKELGLGEDHSGIIVLSELLGEEAAAALRPGDDAIALLGLADEVVEVNVTPDRGYCFSMRGIAREYALSEGVAYRDPADLDVAPAGEGGYAVHLTDEAPIDGREGCDRYIARVVRGVDTSASSPQWMQKRLTQVGMRPISLAVDVTNYVMMLLGQPLHAFDLDTLSGSVGTRRARVGEKLTTLDDVARVLDPEDLLIVDGADTPLAIAGVMGGASSEVSGTTTNVLVEAAHFDPVTVARSARRHRLTTEASRRFERGVDPDVTAAAAQLAVDLLVEHGGGTADTAHTDVDHRVPREPFEFDTTLPTRYVGLEYPREEVLSTLAAIGCEVEQGEGDTVLVRPPSWRPDLTDGPELVEEVARVRGYDQIPSVLPQPKSAGRGLTHGQRVRRLVATTLAHQGLTEVLSYPFVAPGLFDALAYAADDPRRRAVRLANPLSDEAPLMRTSVLDSLLDTLRRNVARGTRDVAVYEVGLVTQAPQEPLSAPVPATESRPDDATLAAITGAVPAQPRHVAYAASGEAERGGPWRPARPVDTSDAVAWALTVGEALGLELRVRATERAPWHPGRCAQLTLEEGTVVGYAGELHPKVVAALELPARTVAGELDVDVLVAASGTPHDATALSTFPVAHTDVALVVDEAVPAADVEGALSAGAGPELESLVLFDVYRGEQVGEGRKSLAYRLTFRPTSRTLTTDEVSALRDAAVAEAGRRTGAVQR comes from the coding sequence ATGTACGCGCCCGTGTCCTGGCTGCGCGAGCTCACCGACGTGCCCGCCGACGCCACCGGTGCCGACGTCGCCGCCTCGCTGGTGCGGGTCGGCCTGGAGGAGGAGGGGCTGCACGGCGGCGACATCTCCGGGCCCCTCGTCGTGGGTCGCGTCCTGACCGTCGAGCCCGAGCCGCAGAAGAACGGCAAGACGATCAACTGGTGCACCGTCGACGTCGGCGAGAACGGCCAGCGGCTCACCGAGGGCAAGGCCCAGGAGATCGTCTGCGGCGCACACAACTTCGGCCCCGGCGACCTCGTCGTGGTCGTCCTGCCGGGCGGCGTCCTGCCCGGCGGCTTCGAGATCTCGGCGCGCAAGACCTACGGCCACGTCAGCAACGGCATGATCTGCTCGGCGAAGGAGCTCGGCCTCGGCGAGGACCACAGCGGGATCATCGTCCTGTCCGAACTGCTCGGCGAGGAGGCGGCCGCGGCGCTGCGGCCCGGCGACGACGCCATCGCCCTGCTCGGTCTGGCCGACGAGGTCGTCGAGGTCAACGTCACGCCCGATCGCGGCTACTGCTTCTCGATGCGCGGCATCGCGCGGGAGTACGCCCTGTCCGAGGGGGTCGCCTACCGCGACCCGGCCGACCTCGACGTGGCGCCCGCGGGCGAGGGCGGGTATGCCGTGCACCTCACCGACGAGGCGCCGATCGACGGCCGCGAGGGCTGCGACCGCTACATCGCACGGGTGGTCCGCGGCGTCGACACCTCGGCGTCGAGCCCGCAGTGGATGCAGAAACGGCTCACGCAGGTCGGCATGCGCCCGATCTCCCTCGCCGTCGACGTCACCAACTACGTGATGATGCTGCTCGGCCAGCCGCTGCACGCGTTCGACCTCGACACCCTGTCGGGCTCGGTGGGCACCCGCCGCGCCCGGGTGGGGGAGAAGCTCACCACGCTCGACGACGTGGCGCGAGTCCTCGACCCCGAGGACCTCCTCATCGTCGACGGTGCCGACACCCCCCTTGCGATCGCCGGGGTCATGGGTGGCGCGTCCTCCGAGGTGTCCGGCACCACGACGAACGTGCTCGTGGAGGCCGCCCACTTCGATCCGGTCACCGTCGCCCGGTCGGCCCGCCGGCACCGGCTCACGACCGAGGCGTCGCGCCGGTTCGAGCGGGGCGTGGACCCGGACGTGACCGCGGCCGCGGCGCAGCTCGCCGTCGACCTGCTCGTCGAGCACGGCGGGGGCACGGCCGACACGGCACACACCGACGTCGACCACCGCGTGCCCCGGGAGCCGTTCGAGTTCGACACCACCCTGCCCACGCGCTACGTCGGCCTCGAGTACCCGCGCGAGGAGGTCCTCTCGACCCTCGCCGCGATCGGCTGCGAGGTCGAGCAGGGGGAGGGTGACACCGTGCTGGTGCGGCCCCCGTCGTGGCGGCCCGACCTGACCGACGGCCCCGAGCTGGTCGAGGAGGTCGCGCGCGTCCGTGGCTACGACCAGATCCCCTCGGTGCTGCCCCAGCCCAAGTCCGCTGGGCGCGGCCTCACCCACGGACAGCGCGTCCGTCGCCTCGTCGCGACGACCCTCGCGCACCAGGGGCTGACCGAGGTCCTCAGCTACCCGTTCGTCGCGCCGGGGCTCTTCGACGCGCTGGCGTATGCCGCGGACGACCCGCGCAGGCGTGCCGTGCGGCTGGCCAACCCGCTCTCCGACGAGGCGCCGCTGATGCGTACGTCGGTGCTGGACTCCCTGCTCGACACGTTGCGCCGCAACGTCGCCCGCGGTACGCGCGACGTCGCGGTGTACGAGGTGGGGCTAGTGACGCAGGCGCCCCAGGAGCCCCTGTCGGCCCCGGTGCCGGCCACCGAGTCACGCCCCGACGACGCGACCCTCGCCGCCATCACCGGCGCGGTGCCCGCCCAGCCGCGCCACGTCGCATACGCCGCCTCCGGCGAGGCCGAGCGCGGTGGTCCCTGGCGGCCCGCCCGCCCCGTCGACACCTCGGACGCCGTCGCCTGGGCCCTCACGGTGGGCGAGGCGCTCGGGCTCGAGCTGCGGGTGCGGGCGACCGAGCGCGCGCCGTGGCACCCCGGCCGGTGCGCCCAGCTGACCCTCGAGGAAGGCACGGTCGTCGGCTACGCCGGCGAGCTGCACCCCAAGGTCGTGGCGGCTCTCGAGCTGCCGGCCCGCACCGTCGCCGGGGAGCTGGACGTCGACGTCCTGGTCGCCGCGAGCGGCACGCCGCACGACGCGACGGCACTGTCGACGTTCCCGGTGGCGCACACCGACGTGGCGCTGGTCGTCGACGAGGCGGTCCCCGCGGCCGACGTCGAGGGCGCGCTCTCGGCCGGTGCGGGCCCGGAGCTCGAGTCGCTCGTGCTGTTCGACGTCTACCGCGGCGAGCAGGTCGGTGAGGGGCGCAAGTCGCTGGCCTACCGGCTCACCTTCCGCCCGACCTCGCGCACGCTGACCACCGACGAGGTCTCCGCGCTCCGCGACGCCGCGGTCGCCGAGGCCGGGCGGCGGACCGGCGCGGTACAGCGGTGA
- a CDS encoding ACT domain-containing protein: MSLPLHLMRHAVEVAFVRLPAGTEPDFDWRTGPLASVTYTDSETSVVCAHDAVPAGARAQGPLTAFEIAGPLDFSTVGVLAGLLDPLATQGISILAMSTFDTDWILVDAQHADEAMALWKRDGNTAAPARLSGGAS; encoded by the coding sequence ATGAGTCTGCCCCTGCACCTGATGAGGCACGCGGTCGAGGTGGCGTTCGTCCGCCTGCCGGCCGGGACCGAGCCGGACTTCGACTGGCGGACCGGTCCGCTCGCGTCCGTCACCTACACCGACAGCGAGACCTCGGTCGTGTGCGCGCACGACGCCGTCCCTGCGGGCGCTCGCGCCCAGGGGCCGCTGACGGCGTTCGAGATCGCCGGCCCGCTCGACTTCTCCACCGTCGGGGTGCTCGCCGGCCTGCTCGACCCGCTGGCCACCCAGGGGATCAGCATCCTGGCGATGTCGACCTTCGACACCGACTGGATCCTCGTCGACGCCCAGCACGCCGACGAGGCGATGGCGCTGTGGAAGCGCGACGGGAACACGGCCGCTCCGGCCCGGCTGTCCGGGGGCGCGTCGTGA